A genomic stretch from Bacterioplanes sanyensis includes:
- a CDS encoding aldehyde dehydrogenase family protein encodes MIYANPGSAGAVVKFAERYDNFIGGEWVAPIAGRYMDNISPVNGQVFCQVARSDAADIERALDAAHSAAPAWGKTSVTERSNVLLRIADRIEQNLEMLAVAETWDNGKAVRETLAADIPLAADHFRYFAGCIRAQEGSMAELDEHTVAYHVHEPLGVVGQIIPWNFPLLMAAWKLAPALAAGNCTVLKPAEQTPASILLFMELIADLVPAGVINVVNGLGEEAGQALATSDRIAKIAFTGSTPVGQHILRCAADKLIPSTVELGGKSPNIYFSDVMSHEDDYLSKCVEGLVLAFFNQGEVCTCPSRALIQQDIYDDFIAMVVQRAQNISRGNPLDTDTQVGAQASQEQYERIMSYLDIGRKEGAEVLIGGAAAELGGDFSGGYYVQPTLLKGSNDMKVFQEEIFGPVVGVTTFRDEEEAIAIANDTEFGLGAGVWTRDTNRAYRASRAIQAGRVWVNCYHAYPAHSAFGGYKKSGIGRETHKKALDHYQQTKNMLVSYSTSPLGFF; translated from the coding sequence ATGATTTACGCCAATCCAGGCAGCGCCGGCGCTGTGGTGAAATTTGCCGAACGTTACGACAACTTTATCGGTGGCGAATGGGTGGCACCGATCGCCGGTCGTTACATGGACAACATCAGCCCAGTGAATGGTCAGGTGTTTTGCCAGGTAGCCCGCTCCGATGCCGCCGACATTGAACGTGCCCTCGACGCTGCCCACAGCGCCGCACCCGCTTGGGGGAAAACCTCGGTCACTGAACGCTCCAATGTGCTGCTGAGAATTGCCGATCGCATTGAACAAAATCTGGAAATGCTCGCCGTGGCGGAAACCTGGGACAACGGTAAGGCCGTGCGCGAAACCCTAGCCGCCGACATTCCCCTGGCCGCCGATCATTTCCGCTACTTTGCTGGCTGCATCCGTGCCCAAGAAGGCTCGATGGCCGAGCTTGATGAACACACGGTGGCGTACCACGTACACGAACCGCTGGGCGTGGTGGGCCAAATCATTCCTTGGAACTTCCCGTTGTTAATGGCGGCTTGGAAGCTGGCGCCGGCGCTGGCAGCAGGCAATTGCACGGTATTAAAACCGGCTGAGCAAACACCGGCTTCTATTTTGCTGTTTATGGAGCTCATTGCCGACTTAGTGCCAGCCGGCGTGATCAACGTGGTCAACGGGCTGGGTGAGGAAGCCGGCCAAGCGCTGGCGACCAGCGATCGCATCGCTAAGATCGCCTTTACCGGCTCTACCCCGGTGGGCCAGCACATACTGCGCTGCGCCGCCGATAAACTGATCCCGTCAACGGTGGAATTGGGCGGTAAGTCGCCCAACATTTATTTCAGCGATGTGATGAGCCATGAAGACGATTATCTGAGCAAATGCGTTGAAGGCTTGGTATTGGCGTTCTTCAACCAAGGCGAAGTCTGCACCTGCCCGTCACGCGCCTTGATTCAGCAAGACATCTACGACGACTTTATCGCCATGGTGGTGCAACGCGCGCAAAATATCAGCCGTGGCAACCCGCTGGACACCGATACCCAAGTCGGCGCACAGGCGTCTCAGGAGCAATATGAGCGCATCATGTCGTACCTCGACATCGGCCGAAAAGAAGGCGCAGAAGTGCTTATTGGCGGCGCGGCTGCCGAGCTGGGCGGTGACTTTAGCGGCGGCTATTACGTGCAGCCGACCTTGCTCAAAGGCAGCAATGATATGAAGGTATTCCAAGAGGAAATTTTCGGCCCGGTGGTGGGCGTGACCACTTTCCGCGACGAAGAAGAAGCCATTGCCATCGCCAACGACACTGAGTTTGGTTTAGGTGCCGGTGTATGGACGCGCGACACCAACCGCGCCTATCGCGCCAGTCGTGCCATTCAGGCCGGGCGTGTGTGGGTCAACTGCTATCACGCCTACCCTGCGCACTCGGCATTTGGTGGTTACAAAAAATCGGGTATTGGCCGGGAAACGCACAAAAAAGCGCTCGATCATTACCAGCAAACCAAAAACATGCTGGTCAGTTACAGCACCAGCCCGCTGGGCTTTTTCTAG
- a CDS encoding DMT family transporter has protein sequence MHSERRALMLALAAVLLWSTVATAFKLALAELSPRWLLAVASLASLAFLSGYLLYTSQLKTALQNLRETPWFYLRQGLINPLLYYLILFQAYDLLPAQQAQSINYTWALTMSLLAVPLLGQALYARDMVALTLAYLGVVVIATKGDPLALQFDSPLGVALALLSTLLWALYWIWNTAGKHAPHVSLWCGFALATPLIWLVAWFWDGWPGATLLSQAGAAAVYVGLFEMGVTFLLWQTAMSSTQRTAAISSLIFLSPFLSLIFISQILGEPIHPATFIGLVLIISGLVIQKMPKRGSGSQAASS, from the coding sequence ATGCACTCAGAACGACGCGCCTTGATGCTGGCGCTGGCCGCGGTATTGCTGTGGTCGACGGTGGCGACGGCGTTTAAATTGGCGCTGGCGGAGCTGTCGCCGCGCTGGCTGCTGGCGGTAGCGAGCTTGGCGTCATTGGCGTTTTTATCTGGCTATCTGCTGTATACGTCGCAACTGAAAACAGCGTTGCAAAATTTGCGCGAAACGCCGTGGTTTTATCTGCGCCAAGGGCTGATCAACCCATTGCTGTACTACCTGATTTTATTTCAGGCCTATGACTTACTGCCGGCGCAGCAGGCGCAGTCGATCAATTACACCTGGGCGCTGACCATGAGCTTGTTGGCGGTACCTTTATTGGGGCAAGCACTGTATGCCCGCGATATGGTGGCGCTGACCCTGGCATACCTCGGGGTGGTGGTGATAGCGACCAAGGGAGATCCGCTGGCGCTGCAGTTTGACAGCCCGCTGGGTGTGGCGTTGGCGCTGTTGAGTACCTTGTTGTGGGCTCTGTATTGGATCTGGAATACTGCTGGCAAACACGCGCCGCATGTTAGTTTGTGGTGTGGCTTTGCGCTGGCAACGCCGTTGATTTGGCTGGTGGCCTGGTTCTGGGATGGCTGGCCGGGTGCTACGTTGTTGAGCCAAGCAGGAGCGGCAGCGGTGTACGTTGGGCTGTTTGAAATGGGCGTGACCTTTTTACTCTGGCAAACGGCGATGTCGTCCACGCAGCGCACCGCGGCGATCAGTTCGTTGATATTTTTATCGCCGTTTTTATCGCTGATCTTTATCAGCCAGATTCTGGGTGAGCCAATTCACCCAGCCACCTTTATTGGCTTGGTGTTGATTATCAGTGGTTTGGTGATTCAAAAAATGCCTAAGCGGGGCTCGGGCTCACAAGCAGCGAGTAGCTAG
- the lon gene encoding endopeptidase La, with translation MSEKSHEFIGRDEEAATGLVQANEILPDRIHVLPVNGRPFFPAQVQPVIVDAKLWSDTLERVSKTEHKLIGLAFVDDKSSQQVPTADALPLIGCVARVHKVQAEDGRIQFIAQGIRRFRLLEWIANKPPFLARVHYPSHNTQFDDEIKAYALAIINSIKELVALNPLYSEELKHYLNRFSPNDPSPLTDFAAAITTAEGKVLQEVLETIPLQKRMEKVLLLLKKEIDVAKLQAEISESVNQNISQHQREFFLREQLKTIQKELGISKDDKTADIDEFHQRLDGKTLPEAAQKRFDEELRKFSMLETGSSEFGVTRNYLDWLTSLPWGTYSADQFDLNHARETLNAHHAGLDDVKERILEFLAVGAFKQEISGSIMLLAGPPGVGKTSIGRSIAEALGRKFYRFSVGGMRDEAEIKGHRRTYVGAMPGKLVQALKDVDVANPVIMLDEIDKMGTSYQGDPASALLEVLDPEQNKEFLDHYLDLRLDLSKVLFICTANQLDSIPGPLLDRMDTIRLSGYIAEEKLAIARTHLWPRVLERNGLKKSQISISDATLRKVIDGYARESGVRNLEKQLQQIARKSVVKLIGGEKKVSVSGKNLHEFLGQPVFRQERIIRGVGVVTGLAWTAMGGATLPVEAASVHSASRGLKLTGKLGDVMKESADLAYSFVCQHAQRYRNGAGGGDFFDQRMVHLHVPEGATPKDGPSAGVTMTTALISLMTGKRINRPLAMTGEITLTGQVLPVGGIREKVIAARRSKIMEVILPEANRRDYDELPEHIRDGMTVHFAKHYDDVFEQVFNA, from the coding sequence ATGTCTGAGAAATCCCACGAGTTTATTGGTCGCGACGAAGAGGCCGCTACTGGCCTAGTACAGGCCAATGAAATATTGCCAGACCGCATTCATGTGCTGCCGGTCAATGGCCGACCATTCTTTCCGGCACAAGTGCAGCCGGTTATTGTCGATGCCAAGCTGTGGTCCGATACGTTAGAGCGCGTCAGTAAAACTGAGCACAAGTTAATTGGCCTGGCGTTTGTGGACGATAAATCCAGCCAGCAGGTACCCACAGCGGATGCGCTGCCACTCATTGGTTGTGTTGCTCGTGTGCACAAAGTGCAAGCAGAAGATGGCCGAATTCAATTCATTGCCCAAGGCATTCGCCGCTTCCGGCTATTGGAATGGATCGCTAACAAACCGCCATTTTTAGCGCGCGTACATTACCCCAGCCACAACACCCAATTTGATGATGAAATCAAAGCCTATGCACTGGCCATCATTAATTCGATCAAAGAGCTGGTGGCGCTGAATCCGCTCTATTCCGAGGAGTTAAAGCACTACCTCAATCGCTTTAGCCCGAACGACCCTTCACCATTAACCGACTTTGCTGCCGCCATTACCACCGCTGAGGGTAAAGTTCTGCAAGAAGTGCTGGAAACTATCCCGCTGCAAAAGCGCATGGAAAAAGTACTGTTGCTGCTTAAAAAAGAAATTGATGTCGCCAAACTGCAGGCGGAAATCAGCGAAAGCGTCAACCAAAACATCAGCCAGCATCAGCGTGAATTTTTCTTACGTGAGCAGCTGAAAACCATTCAAAAAGAGTTGGGCATATCCAAGGACGATAAAACCGCCGACATCGATGAGTTTCATCAGCGTCTGGACGGCAAAACCTTGCCCGAGGCAGCGCAAAAGCGCTTCGATGAAGAGTTGCGCAAGTTCTCCATGCTGGAAACTGGCTCCTCTGAATTTGGCGTGACCCGCAATTACCTCGACTGGCTAACCAGTCTTCCTTGGGGTACTTACTCCGCCGACCAGTTCGACCTAAACCATGCGCGCGAGACCCTGAATGCGCATCATGCTGGCTTGGATGATGTTAAAGAGCGTATTTTAGAATTTCTCGCCGTTGGTGCTTTTAAGCAGGAAATCTCCGGCTCCATTATGCTGCTGGCCGGACCTCCCGGAGTGGGAAAAACCTCCATTGGCCGCTCCATTGCAGAAGCCTTGGGGCGCAAGTTTTATCGTTTCAGTGTCGGTGGCATGCGGGATGAAGCGGAAATCAAAGGTCACCGCCGCACCTACGTTGGCGCCATGCCGGGTAAACTGGTACAGGCGTTAAAAGATGTGGATGTCGCCAATCCCGTCATCATGCTGGATGAAATCGATAAAATGGGCACCTCCTATCAGGGCGACCCGGCGTCGGCGTTATTAGAAGTGCTCGATCCTGAGCAAAACAAAGAGTTTCTCGACCATTACCTCGATCTGCGTTTGGACTTATCCAAAGTGCTGTTTATCTGTACCGCCAACCAGTTGGACAGCATTCCTGGGCCGCTGCTGGATCGGATGGATACCATTCGGCTGTCAGGCTACATCGCAGAAGAAAAGCTGGCCATTGCGCGTACGCACTTATGGCCACGCGTTCTGGAGCGCAATGGGCTGAAAAAATCGCAAATCAGCATCAGTGATGCCACCTTGCGAAAAGTCATCGACGGCTACGCTCGTGAATCCGGTGTGCGAAACTTGGAAAAACAACTGCAGCAAATCGCTAGAAAGTCGGTGGTTAAACTGATTGGCGGCGAGAAAAAAGTTTCTGTCAGCGGCAAAAACCTGCACGAGTTTCTTGGCCAACCGGTGTTTCGCCAGGAACGTATTATTCGCGGTGTCGGCGTGGTCACCGGGCTGGCCTGGACTGCCATGGGCGGCGCCACCTTGCCAGTGGAAGCCGCCAGTGTACACAGCGCCAGTCGCGGCTTGAAACTCACCGGCAAGCTCGGCGATGTAATGAAAGAGTCCGCTGATTTGGCCTACAGCTTTGTCTGCCAACATGCGCAGCGCTATCGCAACGGCGCAGGTGGGGGTGATTTCTTCGATCAGCGCATGGTGCATCTGCACGTGCCCGAAGGTGCAACGCCCAAAGACGGCCCCAGCGCCGGTGTCACCATGACCACGGCGTTAATTTCGCTGATGACTGGTAAGCGCATCAACCGACCACTGGCCATGACTGGGGAAATTACCCTGACCGGGCAAGTACTGCCGGTGGGTGGCATTCGTGAAAAAGTCATCGCTGCGCGGCGCTCAAAAATCATGGAAGTCATTTTGCCAGAAGCCAATCGCCGCGATTACGACGAACTGCCAGAGCACATTCGTGATGGCATGACGGTGCATTTTGCTAAGCATTACGACGACGTGTTCGAACAGGTATTCAACGCCTAA
- a CDS encoding substrate-binding periplasmic protein: MRLKNIAMVAMMLLSSGGACADAHIPSSMTFAAADWCPYSCSDGSGIVSDYLRELFAQRNITLDIQVIPWSRALQEVRFGHIDGLLTLVPGEADGVLMPASPTMSYQDCFFKRPGSDWTYTDMAALQHSVLGVVQGYGYSPEIDAYIAGAKPGSVHAIAGAEPSERLIAMLQRERIDLYLDDVRVTQHTLKRLEMMPGAITVAGCLPEKPLYLGLSAQPEWSAELIKWLDDALAEADNQHRWREISEQY; this comes from the coding sequence ATGCGGCTGAAGAATATCGCCATGGTGGCAATGATGCTGCTTAGCAGTGGCGGCGCCTGCGCCGATGCCCACATCCCCTCTTCCATGACCTTTGCCGCCGCCGATTGGTGCCCCTATAGCTGCAGCGATGGCAGCGGCATTGTCAGCGATTATCTGCGCGAGCTGTTTGCACAGCGCAACATCACACTCGATATCCAGGTCATCCCTTGGTCGCGTGCGCTGCAGGAAGTTCGCTTCGGTCATATCGACGGCCTGCTAACTTTGGTACCAGGTGAAGCCGACGGCGTGCTGATGCCAGCCAGCCCAACCATGAGTTATCAGGACTGCTTTTTTAAACGCCCAGGCTCTGATTGGACTTACACGGATATGGCAGCCCTGCAACACAGCGTGTTGGGAGTGGTGCAAGGTTACGGCTACAGCCCGGAGATAGACGCTTACATTGCCGGCGCAAAGCCAGGTAGCGTGCACGCCATTGCCGGCGCAGAGCCGAGTGAACGATTGATCGCCATGTTGCAACGTGAGCGCATCGACCTGTATTTGGATGATGTTCGTGTGACTCAGCACACGTTAAAGCGCCTAGAAATGATGCCGGGCGCCATTACCGTCGCCGGATGTTTGCCCGAAAAACCGTTGTATTTGGGTTTATCCGCTCAGCCAGAATGGTCGGCTGAGCTAATTAAGTGGTTAGACGACGCGTTGGCTGAAGCAGACAACCAGCACCGCTGGCGAGAGATTTCAGAGCAGTATTAG
- a CDS encoding isochorismatase family protein has translation MTSFTRLHKETTGLILVDVQGKLAEQMPEFDGLIQALTQLIKGAQLLGLPIITMEQLPEKLGPTRHELRPLLSDAPLSKSTFSGMATPTIEQAIESAQRNQWLVAGIEAHVCVYQTVMDLLEERYQVHLVTDAIRSRNADNRRLAVDKMLTMGADVTSVEMALFELQQQAQGEVFKQLIQLIK, from the coding sequence ATGACCAGTTTTACCCGTTTGCATAAAGAAACCACCGGTTTGATTCTGGTGGATGTGCAAGGCAAGCTAGCTGAGCAAATGCCGGAGTTCGACGGTTTAATACAAGCGCTCACACAACTAATAAAAGGCGCTCAGCTGCTGGGCTTGCCGATTATTACCATGGAGCAACTGCCAGAAAAGCTTGGCCCCACCCGTCACGAGCTGCGGCCATTGCTGAGCGATGCACCGCTCAGCAAATCAACCTTCAGCGGCATGGCAACGCCGACCATCGAGCAAGCGATTGAATCTGCACAACGTAACCAATGGCTGGTGGCCGGCATCGAGGCGCATGTGTGTGTCTATCAAACCGTGATGGATTTACTCGAAGAGCGCTATCAGGTGCACCTAGTGACCGACGCCATTCGCTCACGCAATGCCGATAATCGCCGTTTGGCTGTCGATAAAATGCTGACCATGGGCGCAGACGTCACTTCGGTTGAAATGGCGCTGTTTGAACTGCAGCAACAAGCGCAGGGTGAAGTATTTAAACAGCTCATTCAACTGATTAAATAG
- a CDS encoding FAD-binding and (Fe-S)-binding domain-containing protein, whose amino-acid sequence MNMILQDQCFSAFVADLEQHIDPKRIISDPLRTLAYGTDASFYRLIPKAVIDVDNEQEVILILTLAQRHHVHITFRAAGTSLSGQAVTDGVLLRLSPKWDHYEVLNDGAQLTLQPGIIGAKANRILAPFARKIGPDPASINTAKIGGIVANNASGMCCGTAQNSYQTIASMRLVLADGTVLDTSNEQSRRDFCRSQPALIASIEAMRDAVMANDALRQRIQKKFSIKNTTGYSLNALIDFHDPIDIIQHLLVGSEGTLGFVSEVTYNTVTEHAHKASALLLFADIEQTSRAVTALSEAPVAAVELMDRAGLRCVEDNPAMPAYLKQLSDDAAALLVEVRANSEAELDAQLQQVHTALLPFETLQEKTFTTDPATCQLYWNIRKGLFPAVGAVRENGTTVIIEDVAFPVEKLAPAVLELQNLFNKYRYNEAIIFGHALAGNLHFVFTQNFTDPVEVQRYADFMDDVCLLVVGRYDGSLKAEHGTGRNMAPFVEMEWGKAAYDLMWQIKRAFDPNGVLNPDVILTHNARAHIENLKPIPEAAPLIDRCIECGFCEPVCPSRHLTLTPRQRIVVMRELQRQQREGKQDNFTQLLDDYQYMGVDTCAADGLCSQACPVGINTGDLSRQLRSQRNKKYQRSANWVADHFAVVAAGSRSALKLLDITQHTLGRSKLSALSKAVHTITAKKIPLWHDAMPSAARKLATVSAAAAISSSKAEVVYFPSCASRTMAPANEDSEQRSLVEVTLQLAKKAAIELQLLPQLEQYCCGMPLESKGHFAQADCMRARLNQALLAASDDGRIPVLIDTSPCVFRMQQQLDERIQLLDPIAFASQQLLPRLEVQRSPEPLAVHVTCSTTKLGQGQDLINLVKALSEQVVVPEDISCCGFAGDKGFVTPELNASALAPLKAQVQHCQQGVSTSRTCEIGLSHHSGIPYRGVFYLLDQRSRAKAVP is encoded by the coding sequence ATGAATATGATTTTGCAGGATCAATGTTTCAGCGCCTTTGTTGCTGACTTAGAGCAGCACATTGACCCCAAACGCATCATCTCCGATCCGCTGCGCACCCTGGCCTATGGCACCGACGCATCGTTTTATCGGCTGATTCCAAAAGCGGTGATCGACGTCGACAACGAACAGGAAGTCATCCTGATACTGACCCTGGCGCAGCGTCATCATGTGCATATTACCTTTCGCGCGGCGGGTACCAGCTTGTCTGGTCAGGCAGTGACCGACGGCGTGCTGCTGCGTCTTAGCCCTAAGTGGGATCATTATGAAGTCTTGAATGATGGCGCTCAGTTAACGCTGCAACCCGGCATCATAGGTGCCAAAGCCAACCGCATATTGGCGCCGTTTGCGCGCAAAATAGGCCCAGACCCTGCCTCGATTAATACCGCCAAAATCGGTGGTATTGTTGCCAACAATGCCTCTGGTATGTGCTGCGGCACTGCGCAAAACAGCTACCAAACCATTGCCAGTATGCGTTTGGTACTGGCCGATGGCACTGTGTTGGACACCTCAAATGAGCAGTCTCGGCGAGACTTTTGCCGCAGTCAGCCAGCACTCATCGCCAGTATTGAGGCGATGCGCGACGCTGTAATGGCCAATGATGCCTTGCGACAGCGTATTCAAAAGAAATTCAGTATTAAAAATACCACCGGCTATAGCCTCAATGCCCTGATCGATTTTCACGACCCCATCGATATTATTCAGCATCTGTTGGTGGGCTCTGAAGGGACTTTGGGCTTTGTCTCCGAAGTGACCTACAACACTGTCACCGAACATGCGCACAAAGCCTCGGCTTTGTTGTTGTTTGCGGATATCGAGCAAACCAGCCGCGCGGTAACCGCGCTCAGCGAAGCGCCGGTGGCCGCCGTTGAACTGATGGATCGAGCGGGCTTGCGTTGCGTCGAAGACAACCCGGCGATGCCAGCGTATTTAAAGCAGCTCAGCGATGATGCCGCGGCGCTGCTGGTGGAGGTGCGCGCCAACAGTGAAGCCGAGTTAGACGCACAGCTGCAACAAGTGCATACGGCATTGCTGCCTTTTGAGACGCTGCAAGAAAAAACCTTCACTACCGACCCTGCCACCTGCCAGCTGTATTGGAACATTCGCAAAGGGCTGTTTCCGGCGGTAGGAGCGGTGCGTGAAAATGGCACCACAGTGATTATTGAAGACGTGGCGTTTCCGGTGGAGAAGTTAGCGCCGGCGGTGCTGGAGTTGCAGAATTTGTTCAATAAATATCGCTATAACGAGGCGATTATTTTTGGCCATGCCCTGGCGGGCAATTTGCATTTTGTGTTCACCCAAAACTTCACCGACCCGGTAGAAGTTCAGCGCTACGCCGATTTTATGGACGATGTGTGTCTGCTGGTGGTGGGCCGATATGATGGCTCACTCAAAGCTGAGCATGGCACAGGGCGAAACATGGCGCCGTTCGTAGAAATGGAGTGGGGCAAAGCCGCCTACGATTTAATGTGGCAAATTAAGCGTGCGTTTGATCCCAACGGGGTGCTGAATCCGGATGTGATTTTAACCCACAATGCTCGCGCCCATATCGAGAACCTTAAGCCGATTCCCGAAGCCGCCCCCCTAATAGACCGCTGTATTGAATGTGGCTTTTGTGAGCCGGTGTGCCCATCTCGCCATCTGACGTTAACACCCAGACAACGCATTGTTGTTATGCGCGAGCTGCAGCGCCAGCAGCGCGAGGGCAAACAAGATAACTTCACCCAGCTATTGGACGACTACCAGTACATGGGGGTGGATACCTGTGCCGCCGATGGTTTGTGTAGCCAGGCATGTCCTGTGGGTATTAATACTGGTGATTTAAGTCGCCAACTGCGCTCGCAGCGCAATAAAAAATATCAACGCAGCGCCAACTGGGTGGCGGATCACTTTGCAGTGGTGGCAGCGGGCAGTCGCTCGGCCTTAAAACTGCTGGATATCACTCAACATACCCTCGGTCGCAGCAAACTGAGCGCACTGAGCAAAGCGGTTCACACCATCACAGCAAAGAAAATTCCGCTGTGGCACGACGCCATGCCCTCGGCGGCGCGAAAGCTAGCTACTGTGTCGGCGGCTGCAGCCATATCGTCAAGCAAGGCTGAGGTTGTGTATTTTCCCAGCTGTGCCAGTCGTACCATGGCGCCTGCCAATGAAGACAGTGAGCAGCGCTCACTGGTTGAGGTCACCCTGCAATTGGCGAAAAAGGCCGCCATAGAGCTGCAACTATTGCCACAGCTCGAGCAGTACTGCTGCGGCATGCCGTTGGAAAGCAAAGGCCACTTTGCCCAAGCCGATTGCATGCGCGCCCGTTTAAACCAGGCCTTGCTGGCGGCCAGTGATGACGGTCGCATTCCGGTGTTGATTGATACCAGCCCGTGCGTATTTCGCATGCAGCAACAGTTAGATGAGCGCATTCAACTGCTCGATCCTATCGCCTTTGCCAGTCAGCAACTATTGCCAAGGCTGGAGGTGCAGCGCAGCCCGGAGCCTCTGGCGGTACACGTTACCTGCTCGACCACCAAACTCGGCCAAGGCCAGGATCTCATTAACTTGGTCAAGGCGTTAAGTGAGCAGGTGGTGGTGCCTGAGGACATCAGCTGCTGTGGCTTTGCCGGTGACAAAGGCTTTGTTACGCCCGAGTTAAATGCCTCTGCATTGGCGCCTCTTAAGGCTCAGGTTCAGCACTGCCAACAGGGCGTATCGACCAGCAGAACCTGTGAAATTGGCCTGAGCCATCACAGCGGCATTCCTTATCGGGGTGTGTTTTATTTGCTGGATCAGCGCTCACGGGCCAAAGCCGTGCCCTGA
- a CDS encoding LutC/YkgG family protein: MSQARQNILARLRHGQAQQSEPQNLAARRRRTVSVDEFVSHLSAAQADVIHCTESDWATRLLQRWSADAGLLACGRSQEGLQLCQAAADQGTAVTLYDERMSKARVFEQLDAGFSVACAGLTATGSLVVSTGPNEPRLLSLAPALSIVLVRRSALLADFADYVEQRAEQPLPSNLLLISGPSKTADIQQTLAYGAHGPKQLWVLLINDDVVSA, from the coding sequence ATGAGTCAGGCACGCCAGAATATTCTCGCCCGTTTGCGCCATGGGCAAGCTCAACAGAGCGAGCCGCAAAACCTCGCGGCCCGGCGCAGACGTACAGTGTCGGTGGATGAATTTGTGAGCCATCTTAGTGCAGCGCAGGCAGACGTTATTCACTGCACAGAATCGGATTGGGCCACAAGGCTGCTGCAACGTTGGTCTGCAGACGCGGGTTTATTGGCCTGTGGTCGCAGCCAGGAAGGGTTGCAACTTTGCCAAGCGGCTGCGGATCAAGGCACGGCCGTGACCTTGTACGATGAGCGCATGAGCAAAGCCCGTGTGTTTGAGCAGCTGGACGCGGGCTTTAGTGTTGCCTGTGCTGGGTTAACCGCCACTGGCAGTTTGGTGGTGAGCACCGGGCCGAATGAGCCGCGTTTGCTGTCGTTGGCGCCGGCGCTGAGTATTGTATTGGTGCGCCGCTCGGCGTTACTGGCAGATTTCGCGGACTATGTTGAGCAGCGCGCTGAACAGCCGTTACCGAGTAATTTGTTGCTGATTTCTGGGCCGAGTAAAACCGCCGATATTCAACAGACGTTGGCGTACGGCGCACATGGGCCAAAACAATTGTGGGTATTATTGATCAACGACGATGTGGTGTCGGCATGA